The genomic segment CAGCCGTGAAGGCGGCATCGGCGGACGTCGGCGAGGCGACCGCCCAGCTGTTCCCGAGCCTGTCGCTCACCGCGACGATGGGGCGCGGCGGCTTCAGCTGGCCGGCGCTGTTGTCGGGCGCGGGCGGGCTGTGGGCCGTCGGCGCCGGGCTGTCGCAGCCGATCTTCCACGGCGGTGCGCTGCTGGCTCACCGGCGGGCGTCGCGCGATGCATACGACGCCGCAGTGCTGCAGTACAAGGCGGCGGTGCTGTCCGCATTCGGCGACGTCGCCGATTCGCTCGCCGCGCTGGACAACGACGCGCAAGCGCTGGCCGCGAACGAACTCGCGGCGCGCGCGGCAAGCGAAGCGTTCGACGAAACGGCGCAACGCCGCACGTTGGGTGCCGTTCCGATGTCCGCGCAACGGTCGAGCGAGCAGACCTATCTGAACGCGGAACTCGACGCGGTGCGTGCCGCGAGCCGCCGGATGACCGATACGGCGGCGCTGCTGCAGGCGATGGGCGAACTGCCGCCCGACACCGGCACGACGGTCGCGGCCCGGCAGTAGCCGCTGCGTGAGTCGACGGACCGGCCGCGCGCCTTCGGGCCGCGCTGGTCCGCAATCTCGACGCGCGATGCCCGGCGTACCGTGCATCGCGCGGTGCCGGCCTTCGTTACCCGCATGATTGATTCCCGATGAAATCCGACAACCTGGTCGCCTGCCACGAATGCGACCTGCTGCTTCAGCGTCCGCCGCGCCTGCGCGCGCTGACGGCACACTGCCCGAGATGCCGCGCGCGCGTGAGCGGTGCGGCGCACGGCCGCCAATCCCTCGACCGGATGTGCGCATTGACGGTTGCCGCGCTGGCGACGTGTTGCATCGCGCAAGCCTTCCCGATCGTCGCGCTCGATGCCGCCGGCATTGCGTCGCGCGCGACGCTCGGCGACGCGGTTCGCGCGCTATGGTCGAACGATCAGCCGTTGGTGGCTGCGCTCGTGTTCTGCACGACGATGCTGTTTCCGATACTCGAGCTGGCCGCATGGCTGTACCTGCTCGTGCCGTTGCGTGCGGGCCGCGTACCGCGCCACTTCGCGTCGGTGCTGCGCGGCATTCACCGATTGCGGCCGTGGAGCATGGTCGAGGTGCTGATGCTCGGCGTGCTCATCACGATCGTCAAACTGACGAGCCTCGCACACGTGCTCGCCGGGCCTGCGCTATTCGCGTTCGCCGGGCTTACCGTGATGCTCTGCCTGCTGTCGACGGTCGAACCGGCCCGACTGTGGGAAGCGCACGACGAACTCGCCGCTCTGCAGCCGGGCGACGCCGACCATACGAAACCGCCCCGCCCCGACATGACGCGACATGCGTTGCCCCGGACAACCGAAAGCAGTGGGTCGGCGGGCATGACGGCCCGCACCGCGGGATTGATCGCCTGTCACCACTGCGCACGCGTGCAGCCGGCCCACGCGTGCGGCCAGCGCTGCACGCGCTGCGGTTCGCCGCTGCACGCACGCCGCCCGCGCAGCGCCGCCCGCACCGGCGCGCTCGTCGCCGCCGCCGCCCTGCTTTATATCCCGGCGAACCTGTTGCCGGTCATGCACGCGACCTCGCTCGGCCGAGCCGAGGACGACACGATCCTCGGCGGCGTCGCGTACTTCTGGACGTCCGGCGACTGGCTGCTCGCCGCTATCGTGTTCATCGCGAGTGTGCTCGTGCCGATGCTCAAGCTCGCGATCCTCGCATTTCAGGCGATCGCCGCCCATCGCGGCGTGCAATGGCGGCCGCTCGAACGAGCCCGGCTGCACCGGCTGGTCGAGCGCGTAGGCCGCTGGTCGATGCTCGACGTATTCGTCGTCGCGCTGACGATCGCACTCGTGCATTTCGGCTCGTTCGCCGACATCACACCAGGCCCCGGCGCGCTCGCGTTCGGCGCCGTGGTCGTGCTGACCATGTGCGCGTCGATGCAGTTCGATCCGCGGCTCATCTGGGACGGTGCGCCGCGCCCGGCCGCCGCCAATCACCAACCCTGAACCGGCTCCGCCCACTTTCTCGCGAATTCCAAAACGATGTCTCCGTTTGATTTTCCTCCACCTGAGATCCGGCCGCGCAGCCGCTGGATTCCGTCTCTCGTCTGGATCGTGCCGTTCCTGTGCGCACTGATCGGGCTGTCGCTCGTGATCCGGACCGTCGCCGCCAACGGTCCGACGATCGCGGTCACGTTCGCCAACGCCGAAGGCCTCGAAGCCGGCAAGACCAAGGTCCGCTATAAGGACGTCGATATCGGCTCGGTCCAGACCATTACGCTCACTCCCGACTTCAAGCGTGTGATCGTCAGCATTCAACTGACGCGCGACGCCGCACGCTTCGCGAACCGCGACACGCGCTTCTGGGTCGTCCGACCGCGCGTGGGCGCCACCGGCATTTCCGGTCTCGGCACGCTGCTCTCCGGCGCATTCATCGGCGCGGATCTCGGCCACTCACCGCAGAAGCAGACAGATTTCACCGGCCTCGAGACGCCGCCTGCCGTCACCGCGGACCAGCAGGGCCGACGCTACCTGCTGCACGGCGACTCGCTCGGCTCGATCGACATCGGCTCACCGGTGTTCTATCGGCATCTGCAGGTCGGTCAGGTGGTCGGCTTCTCGCTCGACAAGGACGGTACCGGCGTCGATGTGCAGGCATTCGTGAGGGCGCCCTACGACAAATTCGTCAGCGTCAATACGCGCTGGTGGCACGCAAGCGGCGTGGATCTGCGGCTCGATTCGAGCGGCCTGAAACTCAACACGCAGTCGCTGGCTACCGTGATCGTCGGCGGTCTCGCGTTTCAGTCGCCGCCCGGACAACCGGACGCGCCTCAGGCAGCCGACAATGCGCCGTTCCGGCTCGCCCCCGACGAAGCCGACGCGATGCGCGACCCAGATGGCACGCCGCTGATGGTCGTCATGCGCTTCGACCAGTCGCTGCGCGGGCTGTCGGTCGGCGCGCCGGTCGATCTGCGCGGCATCGTGCTCGGTCAGGTCACGAACATCGGCATCGAGTACAACGAACACTCGCGCAACTTCAGCATGAAGGTCACGATGGCGCTGTATCCGTCGCGACTGAGCCGGCACAGCGATACGGCGCTGCCCGCGCCCGATACGGCCGGCGGCCACGAACTGATCGAGCACCTGGTGGTCCAGGGGCTGCGCGGGCAGTTGCGCACGGGCAGCCTGCTGACCGGTCAGCTCTACGTAGCGCTCGACATGTTCCCGAAGGCGCCGCGCGCGAGCGTCGATGCGCGCCGCACGCCGGTTGAGCTACCGACCGTGCCCAACACGCTCGACGAACTGCAGGTGCAGATCGCCGACATCGCGCGCAAGCTCGACCAGGTTCCGTTCGACCGGATCGGCAACAATCTGAACGGCGCGCTCGCACATGCGAACCAGTTGTTCGGCCACCTCGACGAGCAGGTCGTGCCGCAGGCACGCGACACGCTGGCCGCCGCGCAACGCACATTCAACGCGGCGGAGTCGACGTTGCGGCAGGATTCGCCAATGCAGTCGGACGTGCATGAGGCGATGCAGTCGCTCACGCATACGCTGCAGTCGTTGAACGCGCTCGCGGACTATCTGGAACGTCATCCCGAGTCGCTGCTGTTCGGTAACAAGGGGGACCATCAATGAAAGCGCGTGCGTTTGGTCGGCTTCGCAAGTCGGCGCGCATCGCGACGTGCATCGCACTCGCGGTGCTGAGCGCGTGCGGTTCGCCGCCGGTGCATTTCCATACCCTCGCGGTGGCAGACGATGCGAGTGCCGAGACCACCGCCGCGCATCCCGCGTGGCTGATCGACATTCAGGCCGTGCACGTCGCGGCGCCGGCGGACGGCAACCGGCTCGTCGTGCAGCGCGCCCCCCAGCGCGCCGACATCCTGGAGCAGGAGCGCTGGGCCGCGCCGCTCGGCGACGAGATGCGCGACGGACTGTCGACACGCGTCGCGTCCGTGCTCGGCACGATCGATGTTCACCGCGTCGCCCACCCGGACGGCACGCCTGTCTACCGGATCGCCGTGGACATGCAGCATGTCGAGTCGTGGCCGGCGTCGCACGTGCTGCTCGACGCGGCCTGGAGCGTGAGTTCCGGGGCCGGACTGCCGGCGCTGACGTGCCGCAGCATCGTTCGGGCCGATACGTCGGCGGGCTACGATGCACTCGTCGATGCGTATCGCCGCGCGCTCGATGCGCTCGCGCTTGGGATCGCCGCGGGAATCCGTGCGGAAGTCTCGCACGTTGCGCCGCCTGCCGGATGCCGCATGTGAACACTCGATCGTCGAAGCGCGCTACCCGCCGTCGATTGCGGTGCGCCGGACCAACTGGTCGATTGAATTGGCCCCTACGACGCGGCGAGTCGAATCGGGCGATTGACTTTGTTTCGGTAGCGGCTGTGCGGTCCGGTGCTCTCGCACGATCAAGTCACATCGTTATAAGAGAGTGTTCTGATGAACAGCGGACCGATGCAGCGCTCTTTTCCTGTGTCGATCCGACGTTTCGCGGGATGCGGTGTTGCGCCCCTTGTTGCACCCCTTCAATCATTTCCGCCAACATGGACCACACAGGATGAAGCGCACGCGCCTCACTCGCGAGCAACGCAGGCTCGACACCCGCGAACGGCTCATCGCCACTGCTCGCGCACTATTCATCGCGAAAGGCTTTGCCGATACGAGTGTCGAACATATCGCAGAGGGCGCCGGCTACACGCGCGGCGCGTTCTATGCACACTTCGAACACAAGCGTGAACCGTTGATCGAGATCCTTCGCCGTGACCATGATCGAATGATCAAGAGGCTTCGGTTGGCGGCGCCGGAGGGCGACGGTTACTGCACCGTCACCGACGCCGCGGACATCGCCGCCGGCTGGGAATGTTTCCCGCTGTGGGTCGAGGTGTATCTGTACGCGCTGCGCGATGCCGGATTCCGGCAGATCATGGACAGCATGCACGCCGAACCGGTCGCGCCACCGAACGCGACAAGCGGCGCGGCGCCCCCCTCTGACCGCATGTCATCGTCGGCCGAACTAGCGGCGGTGCTCGGCGCCGCGCTGTTACGTACTGGCGCACGGCGCGACGAGCCGACGTAGTACGCCGCGATGCGCATGCCCTGCCGTCCGTCTTCGACACGCGCCGGCTGGACCGTGCCCGACCGGCTAATCGACCCGGTCAACCGATGGGTACCGCACGAGCACTCGAGGTGACCTCGCCGCCGCCTGTGTCACCCCGTTGCGTCACTGTGCTGTCTCGGCCGCATCCACGACGGGCAGCGGCCGGCTTGCGATCTTCTCGGCTTCCGCGCGCTTGAGCCCCAGCGTATGCAGCAGCGTCGCCGCCGTGCGTTCCGGAAAATGCTCTCCGCTGAAGCCGAGTTCCTTGAGAACACCGGCTGCCGGTGCGCCCGGAGCGACGAAGTTGAGTTCGGCGGCAATTGCGGTCAGCACCGTACCGCCGACTGAAAGGAAGCCGACGAATGGGTCGGCGACCACGAAGCGCTTCTCCGCGATACCGCGCTCCATGTCCCGCAGCAGGCGTTGACCCAGGCCAAGCGTCAGGACGCGCGCCGAAAAACCCTCGCGTATCAGGAAGTGTCCCCACACCGGCTCGCGCCGCGCGCGCATCAACGTATGTCGCACCGAGACGGAAATGATTTCCGCCGGGTCGGACAAGCCGCTGGCCAGGCGATCGAGCGAATCCGCGAACTCCTCGAATACCGATTCCACAAGGGTCGCGTAGATCGCCTCCTTCGATTCGAAGTGGTTGTAGAACGAGCCGAAGCCAACGTCAGCGGCCTCGGTGATCTCGTTGATGGCGACGCCTTCCATGCCCTTTTGCGCCATCAGTCTGAGC from the Burkholderia pyrrocinia genome contains:
- a CDS encoding paraquat-inducible protein A; its protein translation is MKSDNLVACHECDLLLQRPPRLRALTAHCPRCRARVSGAAHGRQSLDRMCALTVAALATCCIAQAFPIVALDAAGIASRATLGDAVRALWSNDQPLVAALVFCTTMLFPILELAAWLYLLVPLRAGRVPRHFASVLRGIHRLRPWSMVEVLMLGVLITIVKLTSLAHVLAGPALFAFAGLTVMLCLLSTVEPARLWEAHDELAALQPGDADHTKPPRPDMTRHALPRTTESSGSAGMTARTAGLIACHHCARVQPAHACGQRCTRCGSPLHARRPRSAARTGALVAAAALLYIPANLLPVMHATSLGRAEDDTILGGVAYFWTSGDWLLAAIVFIASVLVPMLKLAILAFQAIAAHRGVQWRPLERARLHRLVERVGRWSMLDVFVVALTIALVHFGSFADITPGPGALAFGAVVVLTMCASMQFDPRLIWDGAPRPAAANHQP
- a CDS encoding intermembrane transport protein PqiB, encoding MSPFDFPPPEIRPRSRWIPSLVWIVPFLCALIGLSLVIRTVAANGPTIAVTFANAEGLEAGKTKVRYKDVDIGSVQTITLTPDFKRVIVSIQLTRDAARFANRDTRFWVVRPRVGATGISGLGTLLSGAFIGADLGHSPQKQTDFTGLETPPAVTADQQGRRYLLHGDSLGSIDIGSPVFYRHLQVGQVVGFSLDKDGTGVDVQAFVRAPYDKFVSVNTRWWHASGVDLRLDSSGLKLNTQSLATVIVGGLAFQSPPGQPDAPQAADNAPFRLAPDEADAMRDPDGTPLMVVMRFDQSLRGLSVGAPVDLRGIVLGQVTNIGIEYNEHSRNFSMKVTMALYPSRLSRHSDTALPAPDTAGGHELIEHLVVQGLRGQLRTGSLLTGQLYVALDMFPKAPRASVDARRTPVELPTVPNTLDELQVQIADIARKLDQVPFDRIGNNLNGALAHANQLFGHLDEQVVPQARDTLAAAQRTFNAAESTLRQDSPMQSDVHEAMQSLTHTLQSLNALADYLERHPESLLFGNKGDHQ
- a CDS encoding PqiC family protein, translated to MKARAFGRLRKSARIATCIALAVLSACGSPPVHFHTLAVADDASAETTAAHPAWLIDIQAVHVAAPADGNRLVVQRAPQRADILEQERWAAPLGDEMRDGLSTRVASVLGTIDVHRVAHPDGTPVYRIAVDMQHVESWPASHVLLDAAWSVSSGAGLPALTCRSIVRADTSAGYDALVDAYRRALDALALGIAAGIRAEVSHVAPPAGCRM
- a CDS encoding TetR/AcrR family transcriptional regulator, giving the protein MKRTRLTREQRRLDTRERLIATARALFIAKGFADTSVEHIAEGAGYTRGAFYAHFEHKREPLIEILRRDHDRMIKRLRLAAPEGDGYCTVTDAADIAAGWECFPLWVEVYLYALRDAGFRQIMDSMHAEPVAPPNATSGAAPPSDRMSSSAELAAVLGAALLRTGARRDEPT
- a CDS encoding TetR/AcrR family transcriptional regulator, producing the protein MTNTPSRRAPKRAAPEASSPAVAEEREPRGARRKRETRARLLDAALRLMAQKGMEGVAINEITEAADVGFGSFYNHFESKEAIYATLVESVFEEFADSLDRLASGLSDPAEIISVSVRHTLMRARREPVWGHFLIREGFSARVLTLGLGQRLLRDMERGIAEKRFVVADPFVGFLSVGGTVLTAIAAELNFVAPGAPAAGVLKELGFSGEHFPERTAATLLHTLGLKRAEAEKIASRPLPVVDAAETAQ